A region from the Anoplolepis gracilipes chromosome 2, ASM4749672v1, whole genome shotgun sequence genome encodes:
- the Gw gene encoding uncharacterized protein Gw isoform X3: protein MFPHNSSSHEISTETNAFVQNSMGDVVVLGESSLDGVGEGEGSEHTRYCDIESIANSSMMAAPISHPEATAANDFSTVLLNQAGEFNSTGIGKACQSVAPATTKYPTNHLLICDNNNKINNHNNAEHNHHKYRKQNTPGLLGLQLGSSANNSKSICKTLSDNKTSFSNLYIRICIRVCVNFERDEACRAVGVPSLVRIPKSDSPQRLLRLPNSDDNYSLLGSCLDLGDNNKFKANFSYVSNNNSKSVILLSSTSYSNHYLLFSGGFDKIAAVIPVLCIKRDDSTTTSNRMKLLGDKYALVTSFAQTSRLLAKNRILDDSNIRISLSRRIVRHLLKLHFNGNILVVPVSVYYAQNFAMYAASSSITLIVFRNEVIDHTLRSFLKNLTQLYVQSSISPLCNVTVTELMQHICVPLLVICKSNDYNVGNNYNEYYNNDYSNVASIEEEININNNNNNNNPDVIGNIVDIAVCYKTSVMTTNVRILGSQNDGISCTEATIFTVGALLFQDNNKPLNTCFKISRYNRGLVATDRESNSTIKSVFRSTLSDKCNSNVKFETSHAARLDESDNRRQVKLTVNIPIMTTCKPTMTLTCQSATVASQTIAVPVSRAEIRTNDNEMRLEYFNVLQNDQICIQYMLLSHTDDLNKNDYLCHYDTTKFKLVQIYAIDKLKATITTSKDDAQLICKYDRDNLKRDQSRKNDEDDNDNNDDTIICNGNEDSIVSSTLQWSYLIKCVRALVPACRRTYEEYGSEYGVQRRQLKSILDILFRNPVSQLYHKYNEPITSYKQRWGIPMVLRLAGGGESSLNSGGATNWGTTQTTTPNNNNTNQSGWGGTPGNPPGGANAPNNWGGNRSVTGNPNQNQNQGPPGSQNNPGNVSKVTNPNQQSNQQSGPPTSQSNNPTQANQNNNQWPQGKSNNPSGLGQNPSVQNNNSSGVQQQQSSGSSANNNQSNNPTQGAVSIGNTSATNNPSTKQQLEQLNTMREALFSHDGWGCQNVNQDTNWDVPTSPEPSMTKDGVPIWKPPVNNGTDLWEANLRNGGQPPPQQQTKTPWGHTPATNIGGTWGEDDETADSSNMWTGAPTQSQPSAAQWTGAAGNQAGSNWGDPRIDHRDPRDLRSVDPREMRDPRDHRMSLDPRDHMRVMDPMARDPRMADMRGDPRGISGRLHGANADAMWSQPPGPPGHHQMGHQHPSGPPAKMLNPSNMNQWAAPPPKDIMPGKPTGWEEPSPPTQRRNMPNYDDGTSLWGNPGANQRTIPGSKVSHWKDMPAPNLARGGMQCPPGMPQNRMPGQPGMKPDVGNPMWGHPGAPSGRNGTWTDGPHDTASWDDPKTPATWNEPQLNPAWGGPTAHKPKPMGPAGSWGDSDMDPTPSWAHPTKPTLTKEVIWNSREFRYLCELGFKKEDVEVALRNREMNRDEALELLNQIRPVDQWRRHDTHSGYDPAHQATTAPAYPRFNHVGQQMSFPPGGGVPSGATSGGVGGSVTSASLLKLQQQQQQQTAVPLQQQQPSTNAPQPPFNQASRTTQNQPSTQQLRMLVQQIQLAVHEGYLNHQILNQPLAPQTLMLLNQLLQQIKVLQQLHQQHSLQNTSMKGSNQSALQISVQITKTKQQITNLQNQIAVQQATYMKQQQQHPAPPSQASEYYKSSVHDPMSALQNSFSDLTINKEPPVSQQQSRLNQWKLPSLDKDGDLVSNEFSRAPGTTSKPPTTPGALTQSHSSPNMNPLLGQSDGTWSSRLGDSGWPDPGNSDSTDGKDWQPGGAAYTDLVPEFEPGKPWKGTQIKSIEDDPSITPGSVVRSPLSLATIKDSDTIFSSSSKTSPPPQTANPDTSIPSLSNSTWTFNPPATTPSAFTSTSKNTWGESAPPPTAVTSELWGAPMSKARGPPPGLGSKGATNASNGWGAGLGSVSRSSSSWGLQSSSVSNSAGWMSTWLLLKNLTPQIDGSTLKTLCMQHGPVQDFRLYQNHGIALTKYSSRDEAIKAQGALNNCVLGNTTIFAESPAESEVHTILQQLGHGGQQQAGGSGGAGWGLRPTNKAGPPPDTWGGSSSQLWGAPPTSNSLWSNAGIDNSDQQRATPSSLNSYLPGDLLGVGSLYA, encoded by the exons ATGTTTCCACACAATTCTAGTTCACATGAGATTTCTACAGAAACAAATGCCTTCGTACAAAATTCCATG GGGGATGTAGTAGTATTAGGGGAAAGCAGTCTGGATGGGGTGGGGGAAGGGGAAGGATCAGAGCACACTAGGTACTGTGATATCGAATCGATAGCAAACAGCAGCATGATGGCAGCACCTATTAGCCATCCCGAAGCTACCGCCGCCAATGACTTTTCAACCGTCCTGCTGAACCAAGCTG GTGAGTTCAACTCAACCGGCATAGGTAAGGCCTGCCAGTCAGTGGCGCCAGCAACCACAAAATACCCAACAAATCACCTTCTAATctgcgataataataataaaataaataatcacaaCAATGCAGAACATAATCATCACAAGTACAGAAAGCAAAACACACCGGGCTTGCTTGGTTTGCAGCTGGGCAGCTCCGCCAATAACTCTAAGTCTATTTGTAAGACATTAAGTGATAATAAGACTAGCTTTAGTAAtctatatattagaatatgtaTAAGGGTATGTGTAAATTTTGAAAGGGACGAAGCGTGTCGCGCCGTTGGGGTACCTAGCCTAGTTAGGATACCCAAGTCTGATAGTCCCCAACGGTTGTTACGCCTCCCTAACTCTGACGACAATTACTCCTTACTAGGGTCCTGCCTTGACCTAGGCgacaacaataaatttaaggCTAATTTTAGTTATGTAAGTAATAACAACTCCAAGTCTGTGATATTGCTCAGCTCAACCAGTTACAGTAATCATTACCTCCTCTTTAGTGGTGGCTTTGACAAGATAGCTGCTGTTATCCCGGTACTTTGTATTAAGAGGGACGATTCTACCACCACATCGAATAGAATGAAACTACTAGGTGATAAGTACGCCCTAGTTACCAGTTTTGCTCAGACTTCCAGACTGCTTGCAAAAAATAGAATTCTGGACGATTCTAACATCCGAATCTCGCTGAGCCGCCGAATAGTACGACACCTCTTGAAATTGCATTTCAACGGCAACATTCTAGTAGTACCGGTGTCTGTTTATTACGCTCAGAATTTTGCGATGTACGCCGCCAGTTCTTCCATTACGCTTATCGTTTTCAGAAACGAAGTAATTGACCACACTTTGCGATCTTTCCTGAAAAATCTCAcacaattatatgtacaatctTCTATTTCTCCATTATGTAATGTCACTGTGACCGAGCTGATGCAACACATATGTGTTCCATTATtagtaatatgtaaaagtaatGATTACAACGttggtaataattataatgaatattataataacgacTACAGTAACGTTGCTAGTATTGAAgaggaaattaatattaataataataataataataataatccagATGTTATTGGAAACATTGTTGACATCGCTGTGTGCTACAAGACTAGTGTAATGACTACTAATGTTAGGATCTTAGGGTCTCAAAATGATGGTATTAGTTGTACCGAAGCAACAATATTTACTGTTGGTGCTCTTTTATTTCAGGATAACAATAAGCCTCTAAACACTTGTTTTAAGATTAGTAGATATAATAGGGGATTGGTCGCTACCGATCGTGAATCTAACTCTACCATTAAGTCTGTATTTAGGTCTACGCTAAGCGATAAATGTAATAGTAACGTTAAGTTTGAAACATCTCATGCCGCTCGACTTGACGAATCTGACAACAGAAGGCAAGTTAAGTTGACTGTCAACATTCCTATAATGACTACCTGCAAGCCTACGATGACGCTTACATGCCAATCAGCCACCGTCGCATCCCAAACAATTGCTGTACCTGTGTCTCGGGCGGAGATTCGCACGAACGACAATGAAATGCGATTGGAATATTTCAATGTACTCCAAAATGACCAAATATGTATCCAATATATGTTGCTAAGTCATACAGATGATCTTAATAAGAATGACTATTTGTGTCATTATGACACAACTAAATTTAAACTCGTGCAAATTTATGCTATTGACAAGCTCAAGGCTACTATAACAACATCGAAAGATGACGCTCAGTTGATCTGCAAATATGACCGAGATAATCTTAAACGCGACCAAAGTCGTAAAAACGATGAggatgataatgataataatgatgataCCATCATATGCAACGGCAACGAAGATTCCATTGTATCATCTACGTTGCAATGGTCATACCTTATAAAGTGTGTACGTGCGTTAGTTCCTGCTTGTCGAAGAACATACGAGGAGTACGGGAGCGAATATGGAGTTCAACGGCGTCAACTAAAATCCATCTTGGACATCCTATTTCGTAATCCTGTTTCGCAATTATATCACAAGTACAACGAGCCTATTACAAGTTATAAACAACGTTGGGGAATACCAATGGTCCTGCGATTAGCAGGGGGCGGAGAGAGTTCCTTGAATAGCGGTGGAGCTACCAATTGGGGGACGACGCAAACCACTACGCCGAATAACAACAATACGAATCAGAGTGGATGGGGTGGTACACCCGGTAATCCACCTGGTGGTGCTAATGCACCCAATAATTGGGGCGGAAATCGATCTGTCACTGGAAATccaaatcaaaatcaaaatcaagGACCGCCTGGAAGCCAAAATAATCCAG GTAATGTGAGTAAAGTTACTAATCCCAATCAACAATCGAATCAACAATCTGGTCCGCCAACGTCTCAATCAAATAATCCTACTCAAGCAAATCAGAATAATAACCAATGGCCTCAGGGAAAGTCTAACAATCCAAGTGGTCTTGGACAGAATCCATCAGTGCAAAATAACAACAGTAGCGGCGTCCAACAGCAACAATCTTCAGGTTCGAGTGCGAATAACAATCAATCGAATAATCCTACCCAAGGAGCTGTGAGTATCGGCAATACTTCGGCGACTAATAACCCATCTACTAAACAGCAACTCGAGCAACTCAATACGATGAGAGAAGCGCTCTTCAGTCATGATGGCTGGGGCTGT CAAAACGTGAATCAAGATACAAATTGGGACGTGCCGACGTCTCCCGAACCAAGCATGACTAAAGACGGTGTACCGATCTGGAAACCACCAGTGAACAACGGTACCGATCTATGGGAGGCGAATCTACGTAACGGTGGACAACCGCCACCTCAGCAGCAGACGAAAACGCCATGGGGTCACACTCCGGCGACCAATATTGGCGGTACCTGGGGCGAGGATGACGAAACAGCTGATTCGTCTAACATGTGGACTGGTGCACCGACACAGTCACAGCCGAGTGCTGCTCAATGGACCGGTGCTGCTGGCAATCAAGCTG GATCCAATTGGGGTGATCCCAGAATAGACCACAGAGATCCAAGAGACTTGCGATCTGTGGATCCGAGAGAAATGCGTGACCCACGGGATCATCGTATGTCCTTGGATCCACGAGATCATATGCGTGTGATGGATCCGATGGCTCGTGATCCGCGAATGGCCGACATGCGTGGCGATCCGCGTGGGATATCGGGACGTTTGCATGGGGCAAACGCGGACGCGATGTGGAGCCAGCCACCTGGGCCTCCTGGACATCATCAGATGGGTCATCAACACCCGTCCGGACCACCAGCGAAGATGCTCAATCCATCGAACATGAATCAATGGGCCGCGCCACCGCCAAAGGATATTATGCCTGGCAAACCAACCGGTTGGGAAGAACCCTCACCGCCGACACAACGACGCAATATGCCCAATTATGATGATGGTACTAGCCTCTGGGGAAATCCGGGTGCTAATCAACGCACCATACCGGGTAGCAAAGTGTCACACTGGAAAGATATGCCTGCACCGAACTTGGCTCGTGGAG GCATGCAATGTCCACCGGGTATGCCACAAAACAGAATGCCAGGACAACCTGGAATGAAACCAGATGTAGGTAATCCTATGTGGGGTCACCCCGGCGCTCCAAGTGGACGCAACGGAACCTGGACAGACGGGCCGCATGACACCGCATCTTGGGATGATCCTAAGACACCCGCTACATGGAATGAACCTCAACTGAATCCAGCTTGGGGTGGTCCAACTGCGCACAAACCAAAGCCTATGGGACCTGCTGGTAGTTGGGGCGACTCTGATATGGATCCGACTCCCAGCTGGGCTCATCCTACAAAGCCCACTTTAACCAAGGAAGTTATTTGGAACAGTCGCGAATTCCGATATCTCTGCGAATTAGGATTTAAG aaagaagaTGTTGAAGTGGCATTAAGGAATCGAGAGATGAATCGAGATGAGGCACTGGAACTTCTCAATCAAATACGTCCTGTCGACCAGTGGAGACGCCACGACACGCACTCGGGTTACGATCCGGCACATCAAGCGACCACCGCACCTGCGTATCCTCGATTCAATCATGTGGGACAGCAGATGTCATTTCCTCCA GGCGGAGGAGTGCCCAGTGGGGCGACCAGTGGGGGCGTAGGTGGTTCTGTCACCAGCGCTAGTCTTCTCAAACttcaacaacaacaacagcaacaGACAGCTGTTCCGCTACAACAACAGCAGCCAAGTACCAATGCGCCACAACCCCCTTTCAATCAG GCATCTCGCACAACACAGAATCAACCAAGTACACAGCAATTACGTATGCTTGTGCAGCAAATTCAATTAGCTGTCCATGAAGGATATCTGAATCACCAGATTTTAAATCAACCACTAGCGCCTCAAACTCTGATGTTACTAAATCAGCTGCTACAACAAATCAAGGTTTTGCAGCAATTGCATCAACAGCATTCTCTCCAGAATACTTCAATGAAAGGAAGCAATCAGTCTGCTCTGCAGATTAGTGTTCAAATTACGAAAACCAAGCAGCAAATCACGAATTTGCAAAATCAGATCGCGGTACAGCAAGCGACATACATgaaacaacaacaacaacatccAGCTCCTCCGTCACAAGCGTCAGAGTACTACAAATCCTCTGTGCACGATCCCATGTCAGCATTGCAGAACAGTTTTAGTGATTTAACGATAAACAAAGAACCTCCAGTG agtcAGCAACAGTCGAGATTAAATCAGTGGAAGTTGCCATCACTCGATAAGGACGGCGATTTAGTGTCAAACGAATTCTCCCGTGCTCCCGGAACTACAAGTAAACCACCCACAACACCTGGTGCTTTGACTCAATCGCATAGCAGTCCAAACATGAATCCATTGTTAGGTCAAAGCGACGGCACATGGTCTTCTCGACTCGGCGACAGTGGCTGGCCTGATCCAGGTAACAGCGATTCGACCGATGGAAAGGACTGGCAACCAGGTGGTGCCGCATATACAGATCTTGTACCGGAATTTGAACCAGGGAAGCCATGGAAG GGTACCCAGATAAAAAGCATCGAGGATGATCCTAGCATCACTCCCGGTTCTGTCGTACGCTCTCCGTTATCTCTGGCAACTATCAAGGATTCCGATACTATTTTTTCGTCGAGCAGCAAGACATCACCGCCACCGCAAACAGCCAATCCTGACACATCAATCCCGAGTCTAAGTAATTCTACGTGGACATTTAATCCACCAGCTACCACACCTAGTGCATTTACTAG CACTTCCAAGAATACATGGGGAGAATCTGCTCCTCCGCCTACTGCTGTGACTTCAGAACTTTGGGGTGCACCAATGAGTAAAGCGCGCGGTCCACCTCCTGGTTTGGGTAGTAAAGGAGCTACAAACGCGAGTAATGGCTGGGGAGCCGGTTTAGGAAGTGTCAGTAGATCGTCTAGTTCGTGGGGTCTTCAATCATCGTCGGTTAGCAATTCGGCAGGTTGGATGTCTACTTGGCTTCTGCTGAAGAATCTTACTCCGCAAATCGACGGTTCTACTTTGAAAACGCTATGTATGCAACATGGACCGGTTCAAGATTTCCGTCTCTACCAAAATCATGGAATTGCTTTAACGAAATATTCTTCTCGCGACGAGGCAATCAAG gCACAAGGAGCCCTAAACAATTGCGTCCTGGGTAACACAACGATATTTGCCGAGTCGCCCGCAGAGAGCGAGGTGCACACGATTCTGCAGCAACTCGGCCACGGCGGACAGCAGCAAGCCGGTGGTTCCGGCGGGGCCGGTTGGGGCCTTAGACCAACTAACAAAGCTGGCCCGCCGCCCGATACATGGGGAGGTAGCTCTAGTCAGCTCTGGGGCGCCCCACCCACCAGCAATTCTCTGTGGAGCAATGCCGGGATAGACAACAGTGACCAGCAACGAGCAACTCCCAGTTCTCTCAACTCGTACTTACCCGGAGATCTTCTGGGAG